One segment of Corynebacterium atrinae DNA contains the following:
- a CDS encoding nucleoside hydrolase, with amino-acid sequence MARKVILDLDTGIDDALALVYALSSPELELIGVTGTYGNVLVETGVRNALAILELFGREEVPVFAGPQKPGFEVLEISSFIHGSNGVGEAVLPEPKAQVQEEGAVDFLLRSVREHGDDLVIVPTGPSTTIAAAVDADPFFAENAHIVMMGGALTVPGNIKHWAEVNIHQDPEASDLVFRRCRDVSMIGLDVTLRTLLTVKETAVWRELGTARGTFLADATDYYIRSYEKFDPDLGGCGLHDPLAVAVAADPTLVSTVDINMMVDTEGPTRGRTIGDHTRLNDPVKTSRVAVGVDVDRFLGEFMSRLTSLAGEH; translated from the coding sequence ATGGCACGCAAAGTAATCCTCGATCTAGACACCGGTATTGATGACGCGCTCGCCCTGGTTTACGCGCTTAGCTCGCCTGAACTGGAGTTGATCGGTGTCACCGGTACTTATGGCAACGTCCTCGTCGAAACCGGGGTTCGCAATGCCCTGGCTATCTTGGAGCTCTTCGGCCGCGAGGAAGTGCCGGTGTTTGCCGGCCCGCAAAAACCCGGGTTCGAGGTCCTTGAGATCTCCTCCTTCATCCACGGTTCCAACGGTGTGGGGGAGGCCGTGCTGCCTGAACCGAAAGCGCAGGTGCAGGAGGAAGGTGCGGTGGATTTCCTGCTGCGGTCCGTGCGGGAGCATGGCGATGACCTCGTGATTGTGCCGACGGGGCCATCGACCACCATAGCGGCGGCCGTGGATGCAGACCCCTTCTTCGCCGAGAACGCGCACATCGTCATGATGGGCGGAGCCCTCACCGTGCCCGGCAACATCAAACACTGGGCCGAGGTGAATATCCATCAAGACCCGGAGGCCTCTGACCTGGTGTTCCGGCGCTGCCGCGACGTCTCGATGATCGGGCTCGATGTCACACTCCGGACCCTGCTCACGGTTAAGGAAACGGCTGTCTGGCGGGAGCTGGGTACCGCGCGTGGCACCTTCCTCGCCGATGCCACCGACTACTACATCCGCTCCTACGAAAAATTTGATCCAGATCTCGGGGGCTGCGGGCTCCACGATCCTTTGGCCGTGGCGGTGGCCGCTGATCCGACGCTGGTGAGCACCGTGGATATCAACATGATGGTGGACACCGAAGGCCCCACTCGCGGGCGCACCATCGGCGACCACACCAGGCTCAATGATCCAGTGAAGACCTCCCGAGTCGCGGTAGGCGTGGATGTGGATCGCTTCCTCGGTGAGTTCATGTCCCGGTTGACCTCCCTGGCAGGTGAGCACTGA
- the thyX gene encoding FAD-dependent thymidylate synthase, with translation MAKPVELDVQLIAATSFFQPAGVEWVADAETTDTEALVEFAGRACYESFNKPNPRTAANDAYLRHIMEVGHWALLEHASATLYIRGLSRSASHELVRHRHFSFSQLSQRFVHTEEAEVVLPPLVAEDPQLRQLVLNAVDESRFVYQELLDALEDKLEDEPNALLRKKQARQAARAVLPNATESRIVVTGNFRTWRHFIGARATEHADVEIRALAVACLRMLQTQSPVLFSDFQISTLADGSEMAVSPYATEL, from the coding sequence GTGGCTAAACCAGTGGAGCTGGATGTCCAGCTGATTGCCGCTACTTCGTTCTTTCAGCCTGCCGGGGTGGAGTGGGTGGCAGATGCCGAAACCACCGACACGGAGGCACTCGTCGAGTTCGCGGGGCGGGCTTGTTACGAGTCGTTCAATAAGCCCAACCCCCGCACTGCTGCGAATGACGCCTACTTGCGCCACATCATGGAAGTGGGGCACTGGGCATTGCTGGAGCACGCATCGGCGACTCTTTATATTCGGGGTCTTTCCCGTTCCGCTTCGCATGAGCTTGTTCGGCACCGTCATTTCAGCTTTTCTCAGCTTTCCCAACGTTTCGTGCACACCGAAGAGGCGGAGGTCGTCCTTCCTCCGCTGGTAGCGGAGGACCCGCAGCTGCGTCAGTTGGTGCTCAATGCGGTCGACGAGTCACGGTTTGTCTATCAAGAGCTTCTCGACGCCCTCGAAGACAAGTTGGAGGACGAGCCCAACGCTTTGCTGCGGAAAAAGCAGGCCCGGCAAGCTGCCCGGGCGGTGCTGCCGAATGCTACCGAGTCGCGGATCGTTGTCACGGGCAACTTTCGGACGTGGCGTCACTTCATTGGGGCGCGCGCCACTGAGCACGCGGACGTCGAGATCCGCGCGCTGGCCGTTGCCTGCCTGCGGATGTTGCAGACGCAGTCGCCGGTGCTGTTCTCAGATTTCCAAATTTCTACCCTGGCGGACGGATCAGAGATGGCCGTTAGCCCCTACGCCACGGAACTCTAG
- the truB gene encoding tRNA pseudouridine(55) synthase TruB, which translates to MTDALASSGLVVVDKPAGMTSHDVVARLRRIFSTRRVGHAGTLDPMATGVLVVGIERGTKFLAHLVATTKSYDATIRLGASTTTDDAEGEVLSEAGAASISNDDVLAAMAALTGDIMQRPASVSAIKIDGKRAHERVRAGEEIDIPARPVAVSRFEALAYRRPADYLDIDVTVDCSSGTYIRSLARDLGEALGVGGHLTALRRTEVGPFQLSDALTLDELEASPRLSLSLDDALARSYPVLHVSEEEAAALAMGKWLEPRGLSGTHAAVAPDGRSIALIREKGKRLATVFVARPSTI; encoded by the coding sequence ATGACTGATGCACTAGCCAGCTCGGGGCTCGTCGTGGTGGACAAGCCAGCCGGGATGACCTCCCACGATGTCGTGGCCCGCCTCCGCCGGATCTTCTCCACTCGCCGGGTCGGCCACGCCGGGACGCTCGATCCCATGGCCACCGGCGTGCTGGTCGTCGGCATCGAACGAGGCACCAAGTTCCTCGCCCACCTCGTTGCCACCACGAAATCTTATGACGCCACCATTCGCCTCGGCGCGTCGACGACGACCGATGACGCCGAGGGTGAGGTGCTGAGTGAGGCTGGGGCGGCGTCGATAAGCAATGACGACGTGCTCGCCGCCATGGCGGCGCTGACCGGCGACATCATGCAGCGGCCCGCGTCCGTGAGCGCCATCAAGATCGATGGCAAGCGCGCGCACGAGCGCGTCCGAGCCGGTGAGGAGATCGACATTCCGGCCCGCCCTGTCGCCGTCAGCCGCTTCGAGGCACTTGCTTATCGACGTCCCGCTGACTACCTCGACATCGACGTCACCGTCGATTGTTCCTCCGGCACCTACATCCGTTCGCTTGCCCGCGATCTCGGGGAAGCGCTCGGCGTCGGCGGGCACCTCACCGCCCTCCGACGAACAGAGGTCGGCCCGTTCCAGTTGAGTGATGCGCTAACGCTCGACGAGCTGGAAGCCTCCCCCCGACTCTCGCTCAGCCTTGACGACGCCCTCGCCCGCTCCTACCCGGTCCTCCACGTCAGCGAGGAGGAGGCGGCCGCCCTGGCCATGGGCAAATGGCTCGAACCCCGCGGGCTCTCCGGCACCCACGCGGCTGTCGCCCCCGACGGACGTTCCATTGCGCTGATTAGGGAAAAGGGTAAACGCCTGGCCACCGTGTTCGTGGCCCGCCCGAGCACTATCTGA
- a CDS encoding bifunctional riboflavin kinase/FAD synthetase — MIVWHGIGNVPASLEASVVTIGVFDGVHRGHQQLIERASQLAEERGIPAVMVTFDPHPLSVFLPERAPMMLTSLEQRLALAGEMGIDAALVVDFTRELAGLNPQEYFTELLHNTLGATALVVGENFTFGKDAAGTADTAREIGKELGIDVEIVELLQEDGQRICSSSIRDYLQAGDVEHAAWALGHPYTITGPVVRGAGRGGKQLGFPTANQYFLDDVALPADGVYAGWFTVKGPRAIDGDMEPGVAYPAAISVGTNPTFGDERRSVESFILDRDADLYGYEADVAFIGHIRSMEKFTSVEELLTAINNDVSKVREILDIN; from the coding sequence GTGATTGTTTGGCACGGAATAGGCAATGTCCCGGCGTCCCTTGAGGCGTCTGTCGTCACCATTGGCGTTTTTGATGGCGTGCACCGCGGGCATCAGCAACTCATCGAGCGGGCTTCCCAACTGGCTGAGGAACGCGGTATCCCCGCCGTCATGGTCACTTTCGACCCACACCCATTGTCGGTGTTCCTGCCCGAACGTGCCCCCATGATGCTCACGAGCCTGGAACAGCGCCTAGCCCTGGCTGGGGAGATGGGTATTGATGCGGCTCTGGTCGTCGACTTCACCCGCGAGCTCGCGGGCTTGAACCCGCAGGAGTACTTCACGGAGCTGCTCCATAACACCTTGGGCGCCACGGCCCTAGTAGTGGGGGAGAACTTCACTTTTGGCAAGGATGCCGCAGGTACGGCCGATACTGCCCGGGAAATTGGCAAGGAACTTGGCATCGATGTCGAGATTGTCGAGCTACTGCAGGAAGACGGACAGCGCATCTGCTCCTCCTCGATCCGGGACTACCTCCAAGCCGGTGACGTCGAACACGCCGCGTGGGCTCTGGGCCACCCCTACACCATCACCGGGCCTGTCGTCCGTGGCGCTGGTCGGGGCGGAAAGCAACTCGGTTTCCCCACCGCCAACCAGTACTTTCTTGACGACGTCGCCCTTCCCGCCGACGGCGTCTACGCCGGATGGTTCACCGTCAAAGGCCCCCGCGCTATTGATGGCGACATGGAACCGGGAGTGGCCTACCCGGCGGCGATCTCCGTGGGCACCAATCCCACCTTCGGAGACGAGCGACGCAGCGTCGAATCCTTCATCCTGGACCGCGACGCTGACCTCTACGGGTACGAAGCTGACGTCGCCTTCATCGGTCACATTCGCAGCATGGAAAAGTTCACGTCTGTCGAAGAATTGCTCACAGCCATCAATAATGATGTGAGTAAGGTCCGCGAAATCCTCGACATCAACTAG
- the rpsO gene encoding 30S ribosomal protein S15: MALTSAQKSEILKEYGLHETDTGSPEAQVAMLTKRINDLTEHLKFHKHDHHSRRGLLLLVGRRRGLLKYLAANNIDRYRDLIARLGLRR; this comes from the coding sequence ATGGCACTGACTTCTGCACAGAAGAGCGAAATCCTCAAGGAATACGGCCTCCACGAGACCGACACCGGTTCCCCCGAGGCACAGGTGGCAATGCTCACCAAGCGCATCAACGACCTGACCGAGCACCTGAAGTTCCACAAGCACGATCACCACTCCCGTCGTGGTCTGCTGCTCCTCGTCGGACGTCGTCGTGGCCTGCTGAAGTACCTGGCAGCCAACAACATCGACCGCTACCGTGACCTGATCGCCCGCCTGGGCCTGCGTCGCTAA
- the dapB gene encoding 4-hydroxy-tetrahydrodipicolinate reductase has protein sequence MAIKVGVLGAQGRVGSAVVEGVNAAEGLELVATVDQGDSLQVLVDNGAEVVVDFTTPGVVMGNLEFCIAHGINAVVGTTGFDADRLDQVRAWCAADGAGNVLIAPNFAISAVLAMNFAAQAARFFDSAEVVEYHHPNKLDAPSGTAIHTAQAIAAARKAAGLGPIPDATDQTLEGARGADVDGVRVHGVRMTGMVAHEDIIFGAQGQTLTIRQDSYDRTSFVPGVLLGVREVASHEGLTVGLDSYLGL, from the coding sequence ATGGCGATCAAGGTTGGGGTTCTCGGAGCGCAGGGGCGTGTGGGCTCGGCTGTGGTTGAGGGAGTGAACGCGGCGGAAGGCCTGGAACTCGTCGCCACCGTCGATCAGGGCGATAGCCTGCAGGTGTTGGTGGATAACGGCGCGGAAGTTGTTGTCGATTTCACCACTCCCGGTGTGGTGATGGGCAACTTGGAGTTTTGTATTGCCCATGGCATCAACGCGGTTGTTGGTACGACTGGTTTCGATGCTGATCGCCTCGATCAGGTGCGCGCTTGGTGCGCTGCCGATGGGGCCGGCAATGTTCTCATCGCTCCGAACTTTGCTATTTCTGCGGTCCTGGCGATGAATTTCGCCGCCCAGGCCGCGCGTTTCTTCGATTCTGCTGAGGTCGTCGAATACCACCATCCGAATAAACTCGACGCACCGTCCGGCACGGCCATTCATACGGCGCAGGCAATTGCCGCTGCGCGTAAAGCGGCCGGTTTGGGTCCGATTCCCGATGCCACTGACCAAACGCTCGAGGGTGCGCGCGGCGCCGATGTCGATGGGGTTCGCGTGCATGGCGTGCGGATGACGGGGATGGTGGCGCACGAGGACATTATCTTCGGAGCGCAGGGTCAAACGTTGACCATCCGCCAGGATTCTTATGATCGCACGTCCTTCGTCCCGGGGGTTCTCCTCGGTGTGCGCGAGGTCGCTTCCCACGAGGGACTGACCGTGGGCCTTGATTCCTACCTGGGGCTATAG
- a CDS encoding polyribonucleotide nucleotidyltransferase, whose amino-acid sequence MANVEINVDEEFGVTEAVATIDNGDFGTRTIRFETGQLARQAGGSVTTYLDDDNMLLATTTASNQPREGFDFFPLTVDVEERMYAAGRIPGSFFRREGRPSTDAILACRLIDRPLRPTFVKGLRNEVQVVITVMSQVPEDYYDVVAINGASAATQLSGLPVSGPVGGVRMALIADDKHPKGQWVAFPNQEQRERCVFEMVVAGRMVTRKKGNKKVDDVAIMMVEAGAGNNVFELVKNGAPAPTESTVSEGLEAAKPFIEILCKAQAGLAKETAKATREFPLFPPYSDDVYALVEKKASRKLGQIMTIKAKHEREDAANDYMVEVEEQLISNFGDDPNAVKEIRAAFNAVMKNIVRTKILTEGFRIDGRGVAAIRDLGIEVELIPRAHGSSLFERGETQILGVTTLDMLKMEQQIDSLSPEKAKRYIHHYNFPPYSTGETGRVGSPKRREIGHGALAERALLPVIPSREDFPYTIRQVSEALGSNGSTSMGSVCASTLSMYNAGVPLLAPVAGIAMGLVSGEVDGDTKYVALTDILGAEDAFGDMDFKVAGTSEFITALQLDTKLDGIPSQVLSDALEQAKDARTAILETMAEVIDGPDEMSPLAPKITSVKVPVSKIGELIGPKGKTINAITEETGADVSIEDDGTVYISATTGEAADAAIERVNSIANPQLPKVGERFLGTVVKTVPFGAFVSLTPGRDGLVHISKLGGDTRVEKVEDVVNVGDKLQVEIVDIDNRGKISLAPVEDN is encoded by the coding sequence ATGGCAAACGTTGAAATCAACGTTGATGAAGAGTTCGGCGTGACCGAGGCGGTCGCGACTATTGATAACGGGGACTTTGGTACCCGCACCATCCGTTTCGAAACTGGCCAGCTTGCGCGCCAGGCCGGCGGATCTGTGACCACCTACCTGGATGATGACAACATGCTGCTGGCCACCACCACGGCATCCAACCAGCCCCGCGAGGGCTTTGATTTCTTCCCGCTCACCGTCGATGTCGAGGAGCGGATGTACGCCGCTGGTCGCATCCCCGGTTCCTTCTTCCGCCGCGAGGGTCGCCCCTCGACCGACGCGATCCTGGCATGTCGCCTCATCGACCGCCCGCTGCGCCCGACCTTCGTGAAGGGTCTGCGCAACGAGGTGCAGGTCGTCATCACCGTCATGTCTCAGGTGCCGGAAGACTACTACGACGTCGTTGCCATCAACGGCGCCTCTGCCGCTACTCAGCTCTCGGGACTGCCCGTGTCCGGCCCCGTCGGCGGTGTGCGCATGGCCCTGATCGCCGATGACAAGCACCCGAAGGGCCAGTGGGTCGCCTTCCCGAACCAGGAGCAGCGCGAGCGTTGCGTGTTCGAGATGGTCGTCGCTGGCCGCATGGTGACCCGAAAGAAGGGCAACAAGAAGGTCGACGACGTCGCGATCATGATGGTCGAAGCCGGCGCCGGCAATAACGTCTTCGAACTGGTCAAGAACGGTGCTCCCGCACCGACCGAGTCCACTGTGTCCGAAGGCCTCGAGGCTGCCAAGCCGTTCATCGAGATCCTGTGCAAGGCCCAGGCTGGCCTGGCCAAGGAGACCGCCAAGGCCACCCGCGAGTTCCCGCTCTTCCCGCCGTACTCCGATGACGTGTACGCACTGGTGGAGAAGAAGGCCTCCCGCAAGCTCGGCCAGATCATGACCATCAAGGCCAAGCACGAGCGCGAAGACGCCGCCAACGACTACATGGTCGAGGTGGAAGAGCAGCTCATCAGCAACTTCGGCGATGATCCGAACGCTGTCAAGGAAATTCGTGCCGCGTTCAACGCCGTGATGAAGAACATCGTCCGCACGAAGATCCTCACCGAGGGCTTCCGTATCGACGGCCGTGGCGTCGCCGCCATCCGCGATCTCGGCATCGAGGTCGAGCTCATTCCCCGCGCCCACGGCTCCTCACTGTTCGAGCGCGGCGAGACCCAAATCCTCGGTGTCACCACCTTGGACATGCTCAAGATGGAGCAGCAGATCGACTCGCTGTCCCCGGAGAAGGCCAAGCGCTACATCCATCACTACAACTTCCCGCCGTACTCCACCGGCGAGACCGGCCGCGTCGGCTCCCCGAAGCGCCGCGAAATCGGCCACGGTGCCCTCGCCGAGCGAGCCCTCCTGCCAGTGATCCCGTCGCGCGAGGACTTCCCGTACACCATCCGCCAGGTCTCTGAGGCGCTCGGCTCCAACGGTTCCACCTCCATGGGTTCCGTCTGTGCCTCGACCCTGTCGATGTACAACGCCGGCGTGCCTCTCCTGGCCCCCGTCGCCGGCATTGCCATGGGCCTCGTCTCCGGCGAGGTTGACGGCGACACGAAGTACGTCGCACTGACCGACATCCTCGGCGCCGAAGACGCTTTCGGTGACATGGACTTTAAGGTCGCTGGCACCTCCGAGTTCATCACCGCCCTGCAGCTGGACACTAAGCTCGACGGCATCCCGTCCCAGGTGCTTTCCGACGCCCTCGAGCAGGCCAAGGATGCGCGTACCGCGATCCTGGAGACGATGGCTGAGGTCATCGACGGCCCCGACGAGATGTCCCCGTTGGCTCCGAAGATCACCTCCGTCAAGGTCCCCGTGTCCAAGATCGGTGAGCTCATCGGTCCGAAGGGCAAGACCATCAACGCCATCACCGAAGAGACCGGCGCTGATGTCTCCATCGAAGACGACGGCACCGTCTACATCTCCGCCACCACCGGCGAAGCTGCCGACGCCGCCATCGAGCGCGTCAATTCCATCGCCAACCCGCAGCTGCCCAAGGTCGGCGAGCGCTTCCTCGGCACCGTGGTCAAGACCGTTCCGTTCGGTGCGTTCGTGTCCCTGACGCCGGGTCGCGACGGACTAGTCCACATCTCGAAGCTGGGTGGCGACACCCGCGTGGAGAAGGTCGAAGACGTGGTCAACGTCGGCGACAAGCTTCAGGTCGAGATCGTTGACATCGACAACCGCGGCAAGATCTCCCTCGCCCCGGTTGAGGACAACTAG
- a CDS encoding AMIN-like domain-containing (lipo)protein, translating into MKFPQYVKPLAIVAIVSLTLTACSGATEETTPPEVANSESKTSVIPAITSELGPIPPGQTNRADRWRDPSPNSELMVTGVTLEDHDDYEALIIQLSGLGKPGWATYYTSEPTQQGSGNPVDYVGNAALQLTIIGTPYPTGTDRDAEMLPHGDYPGGSVVRSINFTSVFEAQSEFVIGLDEQVSYNLKYDPDLNQVVAEFVKG; encoded by the coding sequence ATGAAGTTCCCTCAGTATGTGAAGCCCCTGGCCATCGTTGCCATCGTTTCCCTCACCCTGACCGCCTGCAGTGGCGCCACCGAAGAGACAACGCCGCCAGAGGTGGCTAATTCGGAATCCAAAACGTCGGTGATCCCGGCCATCACCTCCGAACTCGGGCCGATCCCGCCCGGCCAAACCAACCGCGCTGACAGGTGGCGCGACCCCTCCCCCAACTCCGAGCTCATGGTTACCGGGGTCACCCTGGAGGACCACGACGACTACGAGGCGCTCATCATCCAGCTCTCCGGCCTGGGTAAACCCGGGTGGGCCACCTACTACACATCTGAACCAACCCAGCAAGGTTCCGGCAACCCCGTTGACTATGTGGGCAATGCCGCATTGCAGTTGACCATCATCGGTACCCCCTATCCCACGGGCACGGACCGCGACGCCGAAATGCTTCCCCACGGCGACTACCCCGGCGGCAGCGTTGTGCGGAGCATTAACTTCACTAGCGTCTTCGAAGCGCAGTCGGAATTCGTGATCGGCTTGGATGAGCAAGTCAGCTACAACCTCAAGTACGATCCCGACCTCAATCAAGTGGTAGCGGAGTTCGTCAAGGGGTAG